From Marinobacterium sp. LSUCC0821, a single genomic window includes:
- a CDS encoding D-2-hydroxyacid dehydrogenase — translation MSFRVVFLDRSTLGPTVNITRPEFDHDWIEYDRTQQDQVVERLAGATIAITNKVPVRREALERLPNLKMIAVAATGYDVIDVEACRELGVVVSNVRGYAVNTVPEHVLALMFALRRSIVPYREDVIAGEWQKAAQFCFFNHPIKDLSGSTLGVVGRGAIGSSIGRLGEALGMRVIYAGRKGMDTPPAGYVAFEQFLKESDVITLNCPLTPETRDLIGATEFAKMDRKPILINAGRGGLVNEQALVDAIESDQIAAAGFDCLTSEPISDDHPFHKILTRPNVIVTPHVAWASEEAMQTLWDQVISHINNFNKGEPSNLVC, via the coding sequence ATGAGTTTTAGAGTTGTCTTTTTGGATCGATCGACGCTGGGCCCAACGGTCAATATCACTCGTCCAGAATTTGATCATGACTGGATTGAATATGATCGTACTCAGCAAGATCAGGTGGTAGAGCGCCTTGCTGGCGCTACGATTGCGATCACTAATAAGGTGCCTGTTAGGCGCGAAGCGTTAGAGCGGTTGCCAAATCTTAAAATGATAGCTGTAGCTGCAACTGGTTACGATGTGATTGATGTTGAGGCCTGTCGTGAGCTGGGTGTTGTGGTATCCAATGTTCGTGGTTACGCGGTAAATACAGTTCCCGAGCATGTGCTGGCGTTGATGTTTGCACTGCGTCGTTCGATTGTTCCCTATCGAGAAGATGTGATCGCGGGCGAGTGGCAAAAAGCTGCGCAATTCTGTTTTTTTAATCACCCAATTAAAGATTTGTCCGGTTCTACTCTGGGTGTGGTTGGGCGAGGTGCTATTGGTAGTTCGATCGGTCGTTTGGGTGAGGCGTTGGGTATGCGTGTCATCTATGCTGGTCGTAAAGGGATGGATACCCCGCCTGCTGGGTATGTGGCTTTTGAACAGTTCTTAAAAGAGAGTGATGTCATTACCCTCAACTGTCCATTAACACCGGAAACTCGTGATCTTATTGGAGCTACCGAGTTTGCTAAGATGGATCGTAAGCCGATTCTTATAAATGCAGGTCGTGGCGGTTTGGTTAATGAGCAAGCGCTGGTTGATGCGATTGAGAGCGATCAAATAGCAGCGGCTGGATTCGACTGTTTAACCAGTGAGCCGATTAGTGATGATCACCCGTTCCATAAAATACTGACTCGTCCAAATGTCATAGTGACACCTCATGTTGCTTGGGCTAGTGAAGAGGCTATGCAGACGCTTTGGGATCAGGTGATTTCTCATATCAACAACTTCAATAAAGGTGAGCCAAGCAATTTGGTTTGTTGA
- a CDS encoding aldose 1-epimerase family protein, producing the protein MEWLIRNSEENFALTDLTLTEKDLPSGFPGRFSFHQLALVGGKQEGSELLLIQVGQTSLRVSPTRGMGVIDACHAGVRFGWDSPVKEIVNPAFINLEAFNGTGWLEGFNEMVTRCGYQWAGHSGSDQGEMLTLHGRIQNTPASIVRLHVEDTPPYRVTLSGRVDERCFKRTDFEVWMHLHITPGSNCIELVDELTNRSDYSSEYQVIYHNNFGTPLLEEGAKVLVAHEELSPFNRDAAEGLDSWSDMPAPTLDFGEQVFNIKPLSDKDGWGWAMLHGASKDKAIKVGFDTETLPVMTLWKNTDTLKEGYVVGLEPGTSFAYNRSLQRELGLVPTIAAGETKRFSLRFEMLVDSESVSKGISEIEVLQATGTARLLQDPIVDLG; encoded by the coding sequence ATGGAATGGCTGATTCGAAATTCTGAAGAGAATTTTGCACTTACAGATTTAACGCTAACAGAGAAGGATCTGCCTTCGGGTTTTCCAGGTCGCTTTAGTTTTCATCAGTTGGCTCTCGTTGGTGGAAAGCAGGAGGGTAGTGAGCTTCTTCTGATTCAAGTTGGCCAAACTTCGTTGCGCGTATCGCCAACGCGGGGCATGGGTGTAATTGATGCTTGTCATGCTGGGGTTCGCTTCGGTTGGGATTCCCCTGTTAAAGAGATTGTTAACCCAGCTTTCATCAATCTTGAGGCATTTAACGGTACTGGTTGGTTGGAAGGTTTCAATGAGATGGTAACTCGTTGTGGTTACCAGTGGGCCGGGCACAGTGGTTCAGATCAGGGTGAGATGTTAACTCTGCATGGTCGCATTCAAAATACTCCCGCCTCAATAGTAAGGTTGCATGTGGAAGATACTCCGCCTTACCGGGTGACCTTGTCAGGCCGTGTTGATGAGCGTTGTTTTAAGCGCACTGATTTTGAAGTTTGGATGCATCTGCACATCACGCCTGGCTCTAATTGCATAGAACTTGTTGATGAATTAACGAACCGCAGTGATTACAGCTCTGAATATCAGGTTATCTATCACAACAACTTTGGTACACCTCTGCTGGAAGAGGGGGCTAAGGTCCTTGTTGCTCATGAGGAGCTGTCACCATTTAATCGTGATGCGGCTGAGGGCTTGGATTCTTGGAGTGATATGCCTGCGCCGACCTTGGATTTTGGCGAGCAAGTTTTCAATATCAAGCCTCTCTCTGATAAGGATGGGTGGGGCTGGGCTATGTTGCACGGTGCATCCAAGGATAAGGCTATTAAGGTGGGTTTTGATACTGAAACCCTTCCTGTGATGACCCTTTGGAAGAATACCGATACCTTAAAAGAGGGGTATGTAGTTGGTTTGGAGCCGGGTACAAGTTTTGCTTACAACCGTTCTTTGCAGCGTGAGTTAGGATTGGTGCCAACGATTGCTGCTGGCGAAACTAAACGCTTCTCTTTGCGTTTTGAAATGTTGGTTGATTCAGAGTCGGTCTCTAAGGGTATTTCTGAAATCGAGGTCTTACAGGCGACTGGAACAGCCCGTCTGCTTCAGGATCCTATTGTTGATTTAGGTTGA
- a CDS encoding 2-hydroxyacid dehydrogenase, producing the protein MKATVFSTRKDERLYLEQAFTNAGIDLAFEEVHLNVKTAELAKGSAAVLAFVNDSLDSACLERLVALDVKVVALRCAGFNNVDLEVAHQLGIAIVRVPAYSPYAVAEHALTLMLSLNRHLHKAYNRVREGNFLLDGLVGRDVHGKTVGVIGTGQIGTVFCRLLSGFGCRVLAYDPVPSSECLDIGVEYVDLSVLISESDFISLHCPLSPQTHHIIDHSALANIKGGAMLINTSRGGLVDTSAVIGALKDGRLGGLAIDVYEEEADLFFEDFSDQIITDDQLMRLTTFPNVIITGHQAFLTQEALHNIASISASNIQAVFGGNECPNSL; encoded by the coding sequence ATGAAAGCGACAGTGTTTAGTACCCGTAAAGATGAGAGGCTCTATTTAGAGCAAGCTTTCACTAATGCGGGTATTGATCTGGCGTTTGAAGAGGTTCATCTAAACGTTAAAACTGCTGAGCTAGCTAAAGGCAGTGCTGCAGTTTTAGCCTTTGTAAATGATTCGCTCGATAGCGCATGTTTAGAGCGGCTGGTCGCTCTTGATGTGAAGGTTGTGGCGCTTCGATGTGCAGGCTTCAATAATGTAGATCTGGAAGTAGCGCATCAGCTAGGTATTGCTATTGTGCGCGTGCCTGCCTACTCACCTTACGCTGTAGCTGAGCACGCACTAACATTAATGCTCTCTCTAAATCGCCACCTTCATAAAGCCTATAACCGTGTCCGAGAAGGTAATTTTCTACTTGATGGATTAGTTGGGCGTGACGTACATGGAAAAACGGTAGGTGTTATTGGAACGGGGCAGATCGGTACTGTCTTCTGTCGTCTACTAAGTGGGTTTGGATGTAGGGTGCTCGCGTATGATCCAGTCCCTTCATCAGAGTGTCTGGATATTGGGGTTGAGTATGTTGATCTCTCGGTGTTGATAAGTGAGTCTGATTTTATCTCACTTCACTGCCCGCTTAGTCCGCAAACGCATCACATTATTGATCATAGTGCTCTTGCCAATATCAAGGGTGGAGCGATGCTTATCAATACCAGTCGAGGTGGGCTTGTAGATACATCTGCTGTCATCGGTGCACTAAAGGATGGACGTCTAGGGGGCTTGGCTATCGATGTCTACGAAGAGGAGGCCGATCTCTTCTTTGAGGACTTTTCAGACCAGATCATCACCGATGATCAACTGATGAGGCTGACCACCTTCCCCAATGTGATTATTACAGGCCATCAGGCATTTTTAACTCAAGAGGCGTTGCATAATATTGCATCAATAAGCGCGTCTAATATTCAGGCTGTTTTTGGGGGTAATGAATGCCCCAATAGTCTTTAG
- a CDS encoding SulP family inorganic anion transporter → MRLNFNNLQSDLFGGITAAVVALPLALAFGVSSGAGPLAGLYGAICVGFFAALFGGTATQVSGPTGPMTVVMAATFTQFAALDPENGISMAFSVVMLGGLFQILFGYLRLGNYITLVPFPVISGFMTGIGAIIILIELGPLLGHESASSVKSAITHLPEQIASLNGWALLLGLGSLLIIFGCPKSIGKRIPPALLALILGSVASILMPADAQLAVIGAIPTGLPEFHLPTWQFEHLQAMVSAAIVLAALGSVDSLLTSLVADSMTKTQHNSDKELIGQGIGNLVSGFVGGLPGAGATMRTVVNIRAGGKTPISGATHAVVLLLIVMGLGSLAESIPHAVLAGILLKVGIDIIDWPFIARLHRVPLLVSSLTLLVFGLTVFVDLITAVLVGMFIANVITVKRLTEIQVAGIQDLSEPEFEHTLGPVERYLLKREQGRVALYAFHGPFSYASSKGIRIRLSRRTDAEIVMLDLTEVPMVDVSTALAIEEIVTEQLGQGRQVVIIGANSSVRNVFDRLDLPKRLGENSIFSTRQDALRAYSEKVDIRK, encoded by the coding sequence ATGCGCCTTAATTTCAACAACCTTCAATCAGACCTCTTCGGCGGTATCACTGCTGCTGTGGTAGCACTTCCGCTCGCACTCGCATTCGGCGTCTCATCAGGTGCAGGTCCACTTGCAGGTCTGTATGGCGCAATCTGTGTTGGTTTCTTTGCCGCACTCTTTGGTGGCACAGCGACGCAAGTATCAGGCCCAACCGGTCCAATGACTGTGGTTATGGCAGCCACGTTCACCCAATTTGCAGCATTGGATCCAGAGAATGGTATCAGTATGGCCTTCTCTGTCGTAATGCTTGGCGGCCTATTCCAGATACTTTTCGGCTACTTACGACTTGGCAACTATATAACGCTCGTGCCTTTCCCTGTGATCTCAGGATTTATGACCGGCATTGGCGCGATCATTATTTTGATTGAGCTTGGCCCCCTGCTCGGACATGAGAGCGCATCGAGCGTTAAAAGTGCGATCACTCACCTCCCGGAACAGATCGCATCACTAAATGGTTGGGCGTTACTTCTTGGCCTGGGGTCACTACTCATAATTTTTGGCTGCCCGAAATCGATTGGTAAACGCATACCACCAGCACTCCTAGCACTGATTTTGGGTTCAGTCGCATCAATACTTATGCCGGCTGACGCCCAACTCGCCGTCATCGGTGCAATCCCAACTGGGTTACCAGAGTTTCACTTACCTACCTGGCAGTTTGAACACCTTCAGGCAATGGTCTCAGCCGCAATTGTTCTGGCAGCACTGGGCTCTGTCGATTCACTTTTGACATCACTTGTAGCCGACAGCATGACCAAAACCCAACACAACTCTGACAAAGAGCTCATTGGTCAGGGGATAGGTAATCTAGTATCTGGTTTTGTTGGCGGGCTGCCTGGGGCTGGCGCCACTATGCGAACAGTAGTAAATATTCGCGCTGGCGGTAAAACCCCTATCTCAGGAGCGACTCACGCAGTCGTTCTACTGTTAATCGTCATGGGACTTGGCTCGCTTGCAGAGTCGATTCCTCACGCTGTATTGGCAGGCATATTACTCAAAGTCGGCATAGATATTATCGACTGGCCATTTATCGCTCGTCTGCATCGAGTACCACTACTGGTATCGTCACTGACACTTTTGGTGTTCGGTCTAACGGTATTCGTAGATCTCATTACCGCGGTACTGGTGGGGATGTTCATCGCCAATGTCATCACTGTAAAACGCTTAACAGAGATTCAAGTTGCCGGCATTCAAGATCTTTCAGAGCCCGAATTTGAACATACGCTTGGTCCTGTAGAACGCTATCTACTTAAACGCGAGCAAGGTCGCGTTGCACTTTATGCTTTCCACGGCCCTTTCAGCTACGCATCAAGCAAAGGGATTCGCATTCGCCTATCACGCAGGACAGATGCAGAGATCGTCATGCTCGACCTTACTGAAGTGCCGATGGTGGACGTTTCGACAGCGCTTGCAATTGAAGAGATCGTTACCGAACAACTTGGTCAGGGTCGTCAGGTTGTAATCATTGGAGCGAACAGCAGTGTTCGTAATGTCTTTGATCGACTCGACCTTCCAAAACGCCTAGGTGAAAATAGCATCTTTTCAACACGCCAAGATGCTCTTCGCGCTTACAGCGAAAAAGTAGACATTAGAAAGTAA
- the rsmI gene encoding 16S rRNA (cytidine(1402)-2'-O)-methyltransferase, whose amino-acid sequence MSSPRLYVVATPIGNLGDLSPRAQQILAEVDLIAAEDTRHSGKLLQHFNIKANLISVHDHNERQRASLIIDRLAAGESVALVSDAGTPIISDPGFVLVRAVKEAGFEVSPVPGCCAFVAALSASGMPSDRFSFIGFLPAKSGARVKALEALADRQETLIFYESTHRIVDSLKDMAQALGDQRRVCVARELTKTFETIHTDTLGAVIEWMLADANQQRGEFVVIVEGAAPVETLLTQDAIRVLELLAAELPPKKAAALAADITGANKKELYQHLIG is encoded by the coding sequence ATGTCTTCGCCTAGGCTTTATGTAGTAGCGACACCAATCGGAAATCTTGGTGATCTCTCGCCGCGAGCACAACAGATACTCGCAGAGGTAGATTTAATCGCAGCTGAAGATACTCGCCATTCAGGTAAACTCTTACAGCACTTTAACATTAAAGCAAATCTGATTTCAGTACATGATCACAATGAACGTCAACGTGCTTCGCTAATTATAGATCGTCTGGCGGCAGGTGAGAGTGTTGCGCTAGTTTCTGATGCCGGCACCCCAATTATTTCGGACCCCGGATTTGTTTTGGTTCGCGCAGTTAAAGAGGCTGGGTTTGAGGTTTCTCCAGTTCCTGGCTGCTGTGCCTTTGTTGCAGCTCTAAGTGCGTCAGGGATGCCCTCTGATCGATTCTCATTCATCGGTTTTTTGCCCGCAAAAAGTGGCGCTAGGGTTAAAGCGCTAGAGGCGTTGGCAGATCGTCAGGAGACGCTTATTTTTTATGAGTCTACTCACCGAATTGTCGACTCTCTAAAAGATATGGCGCAGGCTTTAGGTGATCAGCGTCGTGTCTGTGTAGCGCGTGAGCTTACTAAAACCTTTGAGACCATTCATACCGATACCCTTGGTGCGGTTATTGAGTGGATGTTGGCTGATGCTAACCAGCAGCGAGGTGAGTTTGTTGTTATTGTTGAGGGTGCTGCACCTGTTGAGACTCTTCTCACGCAAGATGCAATCCGTGTTCTTGAGTTGTTAGCTGCGGAGTTGCCGCCAAAAAAAGCGGCAGCGTTGGCAGCTGATATTACTGGCGCTAATAAAAAAGAGCTCTATCAACATCTTATCGGCTAA